The following proteins are co-located in the Vallicoccus soli genome:
- the meaB gene encoding methylmalonyl Co-A mutase-associated GTPase MeaB produces the protein MPRPVDVPALVAAAQEGSPRAVARLVSLVEDGAPQLREVMAALAPRTGRARVVGLTGPPGVGKSTTTSALVRAYRGRGLRVGVLAVDPSSPFTGGALLGDRVRMQEHVLDPGVYVRSMASRGHLGGLSRATPQALRVLDAAGCDVVLLETVGVGQSEVEVAGLADTTLVLLAPGAGDAVQAAKAGILEVGDVFAVNKADRDGAEETVRELRQTLTLGAPPGPGDWRPPVLPLVASRGEGLDELLAALDGHRDWQGSTGAGRERRLLRAQREVEALALQAVRERVGGVRDGAVLRAAAERVLAGETDPYAAADALLAAV, from the coding sequence GTGCCGCGCCCCGTCGACGTCCCGGCCCTGGTCGCCGCCGCGCAGGAGGGCAGCCCCCGGGCGGTCGCGCGGCTCGTCAGCCTCGTCGAGGACGGCGCCCCGCAGCTGCGCGAGGTGATGGCCGCGCTCGCGCCGCGCACCGGCCGGGCCCGGGTCGTGGGCCTCACCGGCCCGCCCGGCGTCGGCAAGTCGACGACGACGAGCGCGCTCGTGCGGGCGTACCGGGGCAGGGGGCTGCGCGTCGGCGTGCTCGCCGTCGACCCGTCGTCGCCCTTCACCGGCGGCGCGCTGCTCGGGGACCGGGTGCGGATGCAGGAGCACGTGCTCGACCCCGGCGTGTACGTCCGCTCCATGGCCTCGCGCGGCCACCTCGGCGGGCTGTCCCGGGCCACGCCGCAGGCCCTGCGGGTGCTCGACGCCGCGGGCTGCGACGTGGTGCTGCTCGAGACGGTGGGGGTGGGGCAGAGCGAGGTCGAGGTGGCGGGCCTCGCCGACACCACGCTCGTGCTCCTCGCGCCGGGCGCGGGCGACGCGGTGCAGGCCGCCAAGGCCGGCATCCTCGAGGTGGGCGACGTCTTCGCCGTCAACAAGGCCGACCGCGACGGGGCCGAGGAGACGGTGCGCGAGCTGCGCCAGACGCTCACCCTCGGTGCCCCGCCCGGGCCCGGCGACTGGCGCCCGCCGGTGCTGCCGCTCGTCGCGTCCCGCGGCGAGGGCCTCGACGAGCTGCTCGCGGCGCTCGACGGGCACCGCGACTGGCAGGGGTCCACCGGTGCCGGGCGCGAGCGCCGCCTGCTGCGGGCCCAGCGCGAGGTCGAGGCGCTGGCGCTGCAGGCGGTGCGCGAGCGGGTCGGGGGGGTGCGCGACGGCGCGGTCCTGCGGGCCGCGGCCGAGCGGGTGCTCGCGGGGGAGACCGACCCGTACGCCGCCGCCGACGCCCTGCTCGCCGCCGTCTGA
- a CDS encoding ATP-dependent DNA ligase, whose amino-acid sequence MSGEVREGVELTHLDGPLSEATGGTKRDLVEHLDAVADRILPELRDRPLSVVRVRPGQAPFMQKNLPRYAPPWVERVARRTQAGKEVVYPLCQDRRTLLWFANQRAVEYHPALSDGPTQDRLVVDLDPPEGAPFAVVVRAARLVERTLTAAGLAGAVKTSGAKGLHVVVPVEPLPVEDAAAATRALAARAERLDPVLATTEFVRAERGGRVFLDATRAGGATLVAAYSPRARPGLPVSVPVAWEDLERVRPGEATATTAAALLGGADPWRDLMPAPSPVPADVLEEGRAIPVARVRAMHEGKRRAAERRRAQGDEPVS is encoded by the coding sequence CTGAGCGGCGAGGTCCGCGAGGGCGTCGAGCTCACCCACCTCGACGGCCCGCTGTCGGAGGCCACGGGCGGGACGAAGCGCGACCTCGTCGAGCACCTCGACGCGGTCGCCGACCGGATCCTGCCCGAGCTGCGCGACCGGCCGCTGTCCGTGGTGCGGGTGCGCCCCGGGCAGGCGCCGTTCATGCAGAAGAACCTCCCGCGGTACGCCCCGCCGTGGGTCGAGCGGGTGGCCCGCCGGACGCAGGCGGGCAAGGAGGTCGTCTACCCGCTGTGCCAGGACCGGCGCACGCTGCTGTGGTTCGCGAACCAGCGGGCGGTGGAGTACCACCCGGCGCTGAGCGACGGCCCGACGCAGGACCGCCTCGTCGTCGACCTCGACCCGCCGGAGGGCGCGCCGTTCGCGGTGGTCGTACGGGCGGCGCGGCTCGTCGAGCGCACGCTCACGGCGGCCGGCCTCGCCGGCGCGGTGAAGACGAGCGGGGCGAAGGGCCTGCACGTGGTGGTGCCGGTGGAGCCGCTGCCCGTGGAGGACGCGGCGGCGGCGACCCGTGCGCTGGCCGCGCGGGCGGAGCGGCTCGACCCGGTGCTCGCGACGACCGAGTTCGTCCGGGCCGAGCGCGGCGGGCGGGTGTTCCTCGACGCGACCCGCGCCGGCGGCGCGACGCTCGTGGCGGCGTACAGCCCGCGGGCGCGCCCGGGCCTGCCGGTGAGCGTGCCGGTGGCGTGGGAGGACCTGGAGCGGGTGCGCCCGGGGGAGGCGACGGCGACGACCGCGGCGGCGCTGCTCGGCGGTGCGGACCCGTGGCGCGACCTCATGCCGGCGCCGAGCCCGGTGCCCGCAGACGTCCTCGAGGAGGGCCGCGCGATCCCCGTGGCGCGGGTGCGCGCGATGCACGAGGGGAAGCGGCGCGCGGCGGAGCGGCGCCGGGCGCAGGGGGACGAGCCGGTCAGCTGA